One genomic segment of Mycolicibacterium chubuense NBB4 includes these proteins:
- a CDS encoding nuclear transport factor 2 family protein: protein MSEQEQNIDIIKRGYQAFADGDVETLMSLFDDNIEWVQPGESAISGTYHGKGELGEFLQRLGEKSPSITAHRFLADGDMVVVLSESTVGGETAHDVEVYTLRDGKTVRVEVCGDTAMMERQYGKKLTASSQ from the coding sequence ATGTCGGAACAGGAGCAGAACATCGACATCATCAAGCGGGGGTACCAAGCCTTCGCTGACGGTGACGTCGAGACGTTGATGAGTTTGTTCGACGACAACATCGAGTGGGTGCAGCCGGGTGAGAGCGCCATCAGCGGCACCTATCACGGCAAGGGGGAACTGGGCGAGTTCCTGCAGCGGCTGGGCGAGAAGTCGCCGAGCATCACGGCGCACCGATTCCTCGCCGACGGCGACATGGTGGTCGTGCTCAGCGAGTCGACGGTGGGCGGCGAGACGGCTCACGACGTCGAGGTGTACACACTGCGGGACGGCAAGACGGTTCGGGTCGAGGTGTGCGGCGACACGGCCATGATGGAGCGGCAGTACGGCAAGAAGCTGACGGCCTCCAGCCAGTGA
- a CDS encoding helix-turn-helix transcriptional regulator: MVTVDEFSRLVSGIYAAAVSPEDWQAAIRDIHRALGGTGGSLLVGDPRGMSFQNSTLPAAVLESYVAEGYYRLDYVLAAIEQGPVGVVRTGPEVVVANRDPDFYVGWMRPNELEDGLFVRLSDGPRSSHLLVLSPTSPFGTPERVKLMSGLVEHLRQALRTQGRLEALSDRAVETAGALESVRHGVVVLARDGLVVNYNSAAERIFRTRDGLMTRSGRLAGNAAHFDRELSLAIDNALTGTHSTIRTGSSLTCPRPSGKRPYVIHVSPSHRRNADEPLRRPMALALIIDPEDEPEPDHRLLQRLYHLTRAEADIAIRVLHGAGLKEISEQLSISLPTVRTHLQHIFDKTDTHRQAELVRLLLALSP; encoded by the coding sequence ATGGTCACGGTCGATGAGTTCTCGCGCCTAGTTTCCGGCATCTACGCGGCGGCGGTCAGTCCTGAGGACTGGCAGGCGGCCATTCGAGACATCCACCGCGCGCTGGGCGGAACGGGCGGCTCACTGCTGGTGGGAGATCCGCGGGGGATGTCGTTCCAGAACTCGACACTGCCCGCGGCGGTGCTCGAAAGCTACGTGGCAGAAGGGTACTACCGCCTCGACTACGTGCTCGCCGCTATCGAGCAGGGTCCTGTCGGCGTCGTGCGGACCGGTCCCGAAGTCGTCGTCGCGAATCGGGACCCCGATTTCTACGTGGGGTGGATGCGCCCCAACGAGCTCGAGGACGGATTGTTCGTTCGGCTCAGCGACGGCCCTCGATCGAGCCACTTGTTGGTGTTGTCACCCACGAGTCCCTTCGGCACCCCGGAGCGGGTGAAGCTGATGAGCGGGCTGGTGGAACATCTGCGACAGGCCCTGCGCACGCAGGGCAGGCTGGAGGCGTTGTCGGACAGGGCGGTCGAGACCGCCGGCGCCCTGGAGTCGGTCAGGCACGGAGTCGTCGTCCTCGCCCGAGACGGCCTCGTCGTCAACTACAACTCCGCGGCCGAGCGGATCTTCCGCACCCGCGACGGCCTGATGACGCGGTCGGGCCGATTGGCCGGCAACGCCGCCCACTTCGACCGCGAGCTGAGCCTGGCCATCGACAACGCCCTCACCGGAACACACTCCACCATCCGCACCGGATCGTCACTCACCTGCCCACGCCCCTCGGGCAAGCGACCCTACGTGATCCATGTGTCGCCATCGCACCGCCGCAACGCCGACGAGCCCCTGCGCCGACCGATGGCGCTGGCACTCATCATCGACCCCGAAGACGAACCCGAACCGGATCACCGCCTGCTGCAACGCCTTTACCACCTCACCAGAGCCGAAGCCGACATCGCGATACGCGTACTGCACGGCGCGGGCCTCAAGGAGATCTCAGAACAACTGTCGATCTCGCTGCCGACGGTGCGCACCCACCTGCAACACATCTTCGACAAGACCGACACCCACCGCCAAGCAGAACTCGTCAGACTCCTCCTCGCACTGAGCCCATGA
- a CDS encoding FUSC family protein, with protein MIKGLGVRLSLPDVAAVLRSLLAIAVMAVVAMQWGPAGSVTAVAGAAAIAAATALQDDPRGRIPLVVGVSFLMGSAVLVGALTSAYSPVFIVVAGLWCFGAAMPWALGATAGLIATASGVLLVTAAPDPPTWSSTVGTCALAVAAGLLQAAVIAVRPPRRWRDQRDALAVAYSSLAADARRLADGDLRPVDTRPLVALREAFVLTDGQTRRRPAEYRSWYAVPERIGSALTDVAARQGSTGVLAAAAETLEAVADPRRGARADADAAIRRLDKAAAESPEGDSTAVARLCTQVHEAVAYRLGDFLPSTPEVVRIRRPELRTSVRSSAALIRSHLDRHSPVLRHAVRLGTAVAVGCAFERYTDVAHGYWVALAVLLVLRPETAHTYTRCVGRLGATLVGIAVAAGLLFVLDPVPLVSTLLAVVSVGIAFAAAEVGYLALSATLAATVVFLIAAGGHTATTPVSAQLVGALLGGGLAVLAHVLLPDDVLTRLAQRAGELLKTEIDYAAMVIKAYVQQVDHPTDALSAAWQRAFRARAAFEAAAGASRLQSRDLRHWLRSYRTALNAITGSCAALEDNLRDGHSAVPDHDFALAVDEYVESLCGNPPTPARPWTVDMAELTAAGQRLRDAASRHEAGATRVLVAEIWAISRNLTALAVTPGPTAAR; from the coding sequence GTGATCAAGGGCCTCGGGGTGCGTTTGTCATTGCCGGACGTCGCCGCGGTTCTGCGCAGTCTGCTGGCCATCGCGGTGATGGCAGTCGTGGCGATGCAGTGGGGTCCTGCGGGGTCGGTCACCGCCGTGGCCGGCGCGGCCGCGATCGCCGCCGCCACCGCGCTCCAAGACGATCCGCGGGGCCGGATCCCCCTCGTCGTCGGGGTGTCGTTCCTGATGGGGTCGGCAGTTCTGGTGGGCGCGTTGACCTCTGCCTACTCCCCCGTCTTCATCGTCGTCGCGGGGCTGTGGTGCTTCGGCGCGGCCATGCCGTGGGCGCTGGGCGCCACCGCCGGGCTCATCGCGACGGCGTCGGGCGTCCTGCTCGTCACCGCCGCTCCCGACCCCCCGACGTGGTCGTCGACGGTGGGCACCTGCGCACTGGCGGTCGCCGCCGGTCTGCTGCAGGCGGCGGTCATCGCGGTGCGGCCGCCGCGCCGCTGGCGCGACCAACGTGATGCCCTGGCCGTCGCCTACTCCTCGCTGGCCGCGGACGCCCGGCGCCTGGCCGACGGTGACCTGCGGCCGGTCGACACCCGGCCACTCGTCGCGTTGCGCGAGGCATTCGTGCTGACCGACGGCCAGACCAGGCGGCGACCGGCCGAATACCGCAGCTGGTACGCGGTGCCCGAGCGCATCGGCTCCGCGCTGACCGACGTGGCCGCCCGGCAGGGGTCGACGGGCGTGCTCGCCGCGGCGGCCGAGACGCTGGAAGCGGTGGCCGATCCCCGGCGTGGCGCCCGCGCCGACGCCGACGCCGCGATCCGTCGTCTGGACAAGGCCGCCGCCGAGAGCCCGGAAGGCGATTCGACCGCCGTCGCGCGGCTCTGCACCCAGGTGCACGAAGCGGTGGCATACCGACTCGGTGACTTCCTGCCGTCGACTCCCGAGGTGGTCCGCATCAGACGCCCGGAACTGCGCACCTCCGTGCGCTCGAGCGCGGCCCTGATCCGCAGCCACCTGGACCGGCACTCACCGGTGTTGCGGCACGCCGTCCGCCTCGGGACGGCCGTGGCCGTCGGCTGTGCCTTCGAGCGCTACACCGATGTCGCGCACGGCTACTGGGTGGCTCTGGCCGTGTTACTGGTACTGCGGCCCGAGACGGCGCACACCTACACCCGGTGCGTGGGCCGGCTGGGCGCGACCCTCGTGGGGATCGCCGTCGCGGCCGGGCTGCTGTTCGTGCTCGACCCGGTGCCGCTGGTGTCGACTCTGCTGGCGGTGGTGTCGGTCGGCATCGCCTTCGCCGCGGCCGAGGTCGGTTATCTCGCGTTGTCCGCGACGCTCGCGGCCACCGTCGTCTTCCTGATCGCCGCGGGCGGCCACACCGCGACGACTCCGGTGAGCGCCCAGCTGGTCGGCGCTCTCCTCGGCGGCGGGCTGGCGGTGCTCGCCCACGTTCTGCTGCCCGACGACGTGCTGACGCGGCTGGCCCAGCGTGCCGGTGAACTCCTCAAGACCGAGATCGACTACGCGGCAATGGTGATCAAAGCCTATGTGCAACAGGTCGACCACCCGACCGACGCGTTGTCGGCGGCGTGGCAGCGCGCCTTCCGTGCCCGCGCGGCATTCGAGGCGGCGGCCGGCGCGTCCCGGCTGCAGTCACGAGATCTGCGACATTGGTTGCGCTCCTACCGCACGGCGCTCAACGCGATCACCGGATCGTGCGCCGCGCTCGAGGACAACCTTCGCGACGGGCATTCGGCGGTGCCGGACCACGATTTCGCCTTGGCGGTCGACGAATACGTGGAGTCGCTGTGCGGGAACCCGCCGACTCCGGCGAGGCCGTGGACCGTCGACATGGCCGAGCTGACCGCGGCCGGCCAGCGACTCCGGGACGCCGCGTCCCGGCACGAGGCGGGTGCGACGCGGGTGCTGGTGGCCGAGATCTGGGCGATCAGCCGCAACCTGACGGCCCTCGCCGTCACTCCCGGGCCCACCGCGGCTCGATGA
- a CDS encoding TetR/AcrR family transcriptional regulator, with protein sequence MTRARDAGATRADILAAARERFGAEGYERTTLRAIAADVGVDPALVIRYFGNKAQLFAAAAEFTLHLPDLTGLTPDEMAEALLERFFAVWEADTTFVALLRAAMTSPTAAETMRQVFATQVAPTLAAVAPDHPGPRAVLIGSLVIGMATTRYVLQAPAATALGHEELIRWARPVIRELLVGAAPPR encoded by the coding sequence ATGACACGAGCACGCGATGCCGGCGCCACCCGGGCCGACATCCTGGCCGCCGCGCGTGAGCGCTTCGGCGCCGAGGGCTACGAACGGACGACCCTGCGAGCGATCGCCGCCGACGTCGGCGTCGACCCGGCCCTGGTGATCCGGTACTTCGGCAACAAGGCGCAACTGTTCGCCGCCGCCGCGGAATTCACCCTGCACCTGCCCGATCTGACCGGGTTGACGCCCGACGAGATGGCCGAGGCACTGCTCGAACGCTTCTTCGCGGTCTGGGAAGCGGACACGACGTTCGTCGCCCTGCTGCGGGCGGCGATGACGAGTCCCACCGCGGCGGAGACGATGCGTCAGGTCTTCGCGACCCAGGTGGCCCCGACCCTGGCGGCCGTCGCCCCCGATCACCCGGGGCCGCGAGCGGTACTGATCGGTTCCCTCGTGATCGGGATGGCGACGACCCGCTACGTGCTCCAGGCGCCCGCCGCCACGGCGCTCGGCCACGAGGAACTGATCCGGTGGGCGCGGCCCGTCATCCGCGAACTGCTGGTCGGCGCCGCACCGCCGCGATAA
- a CDS encoding helix-turn-helix transcriptional regulator, giving the protein MATVDEFSRLVFGIYAAAVTPEDWHAALDDVRRAIGGTVGTLSQATDGVWAIRATTAPADVGDAYADHYYRLDYVLAGAATGPVGAVRTGTELIAPQTDTEFYNDWMRPNDIGDGLFARLTSGRRLSCLIVASPARTEPFDTPERVKLMGGLVQHLQQALRTQNTLEALSDRAVETAGALESVRHGVVVLARDGLVVNYNSAAERIFRTRDGLMTRSGRLAGNAAHFDRELSLAIDNALTGTHSTIRTGSSLTCPRPSGKRPYVIHVSPSHRRNADEPLRRPMALALIIDPEDEPEPDHRLLQRLYHLTRAEADIAIRVLHGAGLKEISEQLSISLPTVRTHLQHIFDKTDTHRQAELVRLLLALSP; this is encoded by the coding sequence ATGGCCACGGTCGATGAGTTCTCGCGCCTAGTTTTCGGCATCTACGCGGCGGCGGTCACTCCTGAGGATTGGCACGCGGCGCTCGACGATGTTCGCCGGGCCATCGGCGGGACTGTCGGCACACTCAGCCAAGCGACGGACGGGGTCTGGGCCATCCGGGCTACGACCGCACCCGCCGATGTCGGTGATGCTTACGCCGACCACTACTACCGCCTGGATTACGTGCTGGCCGGCGCAGCGACCGGTCCGGTGGGTGCGGTACGCACCGGGACAGAGCTCATAGCACCGCAGACGGACACAGAGTTCTACAACGACTGGATGCGTCCGAACGACATCGGAGACGGCCTCTTCGCCCGCCTCACCAGCGGGCGACGCCTGTCGTGTCTGATCGTGGCTTCGCCGGCGCGGACCGAGCCATTCGACACCCCGGAGCGCGTGAAATTGATGGGCGGATTGGTGCAGCACCTCCAACAGGCGCTGCGCACCCAGAACACGTTGGAGGCGTTGTCGGACAGGGCGGTCGAGACCGCCGGCGCCCTGGAGTCGGTCAGGCACGGAGTCGTCGTCCTCGCCCGAGACGGCCTCGTCGTCAACTACAACTCCGCGGCCGAGCGAATCTTCCGCACCCGCGACGGCCTGATGACGCGGTCGGGCCGATTGGCCGGCAACGCCGCCCACTTCGACCGCGAGCTGAGCCTGGCCATCGACAACGCCCTCACCGGAACACACTCCACCATCCGCACCGGATCGTCACTCACCTGCCCACGCCCCTCGGGCAAGCGACCCTACGTGATCCATGTCTCGCCATCGCACCGCCGCAACGCCGACGAGCCCCTGCGCCGACCGATGGCGCTGGCACTCATCATCGACCCCGAAGACGAACCCGAACCGGATCACCGCCTGCTGCAACGCCTTTACCACCTCACCAGAGCCGAAGCCGACATCGCGATACGCGTACTGCACGGCGCGGGCCTCAAGGAGATCTCAGAACAACTGTCGATCTCGCTGCCGACGGTACGCACCCACCTGCAACACATCTTCGACAAGACCGACACCCACCGCCAAGCAGAACTCGTCAGACTCCTCCTCGCACTGAGCCCATGA
- a CDS encoding enoyl-CoA hydratase/isomerase family protein, with protein MTLQISDENRVRTLVLNRPDALNAFNEELYLATATALRDAADDPEVAVVLITGAGRAFSAGNDLKEMQTRIADGSYAEGSHFSTMIEALAELPKPLICAVNGVGLGIGTTILGYADLVFMSTTARLKCPFTSLGVAPEAASSYLLPQLIGRQNAAWLLLSSEWVDAAEAHRMGIAWKVCEPDDLLPDARRHAEVLASRSIPSLIAVKQTITEPYRAGIAAATERENAHFQQLLGGAANAAALAEFTGQRPS; from the coding sequence GTGACTCTTCAGATCAGCGACGAGAACCGGGTCCGCACGCTGGTGCTGAATCGGCCCGACGCCCTCAACGCGTTCAACGAAGAGCTCTACCTCGCCACCGCGACGGCGCTGCGCGACGCCGCCGACGATCCGGAGGTGGCCGTCGTTCTGATCACCGGCGCCGGGCGGGCGTTCAGCGCCGGCAACGATCTCAAGGAGATGCAGACGCGCATCGCCGACGGTTCGTATGCCGAGGGCAGCCACTTCTCGACGATGATCGAGGCGTTGGCGGAACTGCCCAAGCCGTTGATCTGCGCGGTCAACGGCGTCGGGCTCGGCATCGGCACCACGATCCTCGGTTACGCCGACCTGGTGTTCATGTCCACGACGGCCCGGCTGAAGTGCCCGTTCACCAGCCTGGGTGTGGCACCGGAGGCGGCCTCGTCGTATCTGTTGCCGCAGCTGATCGGCCGCCAGAACGCGGCGTGGCTGCTGCTGTCCTCGGAGTGGGTCGACGCGGCGGAAGCCCACCGCATGGGGATCGCCTGGAAGGTGTGCGAACCCGACGACCTGCTGCCGGACGCCCGCAGGCACGCCGAAGTCCTTGCCTCACGGTCGATCCCGAGTCTGATCGCGGTGAAGCAGACGATCACCGAGCCCTACCGCGCCGGTATCGCGGCGGCGACCGAGCGCGAGAATGCGCATTTCCAGCAGTTGCTCGGTGGCGCCGCCAATGCGGCTGCGCTGGCCGAGTTCACCGGGCAGCGGCCGTCCTAA
- a CDS encoding tetratricopeptide repeat protein: MTVTPSVSGQTEPYYDLGSYHRPTDTSSAAAQLWFDRGMVWSYAFNHEEAIRCFERALALDADLAIARWGIAYAIGPNYNKAWEAFDPVDLAASLARARKELGLAAGNRASAVERGLIDALTARFPTADPSDADALQAGHSAYADAMARLAESYPDDVDVAVLAADALLNVTAWALWDGRTGEPAPGSRVVEAKRILDDVLDAPAGRDHPGALHLYLHAMEMSAAPQDALPAADRLRGLVPDAGHLQHMPSHIDVLCGNYHDSVVANHAAVQADRRFVERAGPLNFYSLYRAHDLHFVVYSAMFEGNSAVALHAADELAGQLTPELLAIESPPMADWLEAFVPLRVHVLVRFGRWADLIATALPDDRELYCTTTATIHYGRGVAHAATGQVDRARAEREAFAAAYDRIPESRYLFNNTGRDILAIAAEMLNGEIAYRAGEYETAFTHLARAVDLDDSLPYDEPWGWMQPTRHAYGALLLEQGHVEQAAQVYAADLGLDPTLSRSCQHPGNVWSLHGYHECLTRLGRNGEAAIVGRQLELAVARADVPISASCACRLDTGCCG; this comes from the coding sequence ATGACCGTTACGCCGAGCGTGTCGGGCCAGACCGAGCCGTACTACGACCTCGGCTCCTACCATCGGCCGACTGACACCTCGTCCGCGGCCGCGCAACTGTGGTTCGACCGCGGCATGGTGTGGTCCTACGCGTTCAATCACGAAGAGGCGATCCGCTGTTTCGAACGCGCGCTGGCGCTCGACGCCGACCTCGCGATCGCCCGCTGGGGCATCGCCTACGCGATCGGGCCCAACTACAACAAGGCCTGGGAGGCCTTCGATCCGGTCGATCTGGCCGCGTCGCTGGCGCGGGCGCGGAAGGAACTCGGACTGGCCGCCGGAAACCGCGCGTCGGCGGTCGAACGCGGCCTGATCGACGCGCTCACCGCGCGCTTCCCCACCGCGGACCCCTCCGATGCCGACGCCCTGCAGGCCGGCCACAGCGCCTACGCCGACGCGATGGCTCGCCTCGCCGAGTCCTATCCCGACGACGTCGACGTCGCGGTGCTGGCCGCCGACGCGCTGCTCAACGTCACGGCCTGGGCGTTGTGGGACGGGCGAACCGGTGAACCGGCGCCCGGCTCGCGGGTGGTCGAGGCCAAGAGGATTCTCGACGACGTCCTCGACGCCCCGGCCGGCCGCGACCACCCCGGCGCCCTGCACCTGTACCTACATGCCATGGAGATGTCGGCGGCCCCGCAGGACGCGCTGCCGGCCGCCGATCGGTTGCGCGGCCTGGTCCCCGACGCCGGGCACCTGCAGCACATGCCCAGCCACATCGACGTGCTGTGCGGCAACTACCACGACTCCGTGGTTGCGAATCATGCTGCGGTGCAAGCAGACCGGCGATTCGTGGAGCGGGCGGGCCCCCTGAACTTCTACTCGCTCTACCGCGCGCACGACCTGCACTTCGTGGTGTACTCCGCGATGTTCGAAGGCAACTCCGCGGTCGCGCTGCACGCCGCCGACGAACTGGCCGGGCAGCTCACGCCCGAGCTGCTGGCCATCGAATCCCCGCCGATGGCCGACTGGCTGGAAGCGTTCGTGCCGCTGCGGGTCCACGTACTGGTGCGGTTCGGCCGCTGGGCCGACCTGATCGCCACGGCGCTGCCCGACGACCGGGAGTTGTACTGCACCACCACCGCCACGATCCACTACGGGCGTGGGGTGGCGCACGCCGCGACCGGTCAGGTGGATCGGGCCCGCGCCGAACGCGAGGCTTTCGCGGCGGCGTACGACCGGATCCCGGAGAGCCGCTATCTGTTCAACAACACCGGCCGCGACATCCTCGCGATCGCGGCGGAGATGCTGAACGGCGAGATCGCCTACCGGGCAGGCGAATACGAGACCGCTTTCACGCATCTGGCCCGGGCCGTCGATTTGGACGACTCCCTGCCCTACGACGAGCCCTGGGGCTGGATGCAGCCGACGCGCCATGCGTACGGCGCTCTGCTGCTCGAACAGGGTCACGTCGAGCAGGCGGCGCAGGTGTATGCCGCCGACCTCGGACTCGACCCGACGCTGAGCCGGTCCTGCCAGCATCCCGGAAACGTCTGGAGTCTGCACGGCTACCACGAGTGCCTGACGCGGCTGGGTCGAAACGGCGAGGCCGCGATCGTCGGCAGACAGCTCGAGCTGGCCGTTGCCCGCGCCGACGTGCCGATCAGCGCCTCGTGTGCGTGCCGGCTGGACACCGGCTGCTGCGGTTGA
- a CDS encoding PaaI family thioesterase: MLNYTRVENLSASDVARLRGRYEPLTESVRALIDATIRTEADDDAVAAAKAEIDSATARLRSSARDGSFGIQFGADGDPMPWGNAVIGVRNPTAPPLVISRRADGSVRSDFYLGAAFEGPPGHVHGGVAAKILDHVLGDAVSTPGIHRLTGTLTVRYLRLTPLGRLSAEARISYTEGVKTYAVGHIADDDGPTVEAQAVFIEPRWARE; the protein is encoded by the coding sequence GTGCTGAACTACACCCGTGTCGAGAATCTGAGCGCATCCGACGTCGCACGGTTGCGCGGCCGCTACGAACCGCTTACCGAATCGGTGCGGGCACTGATCGACGCGACCATCCGCACGGAGGCCGACGACGACGCCGTGGCCGCCGCGAAGGCCGAGATCGATTCGGCTACCGCCCGGCTGCGCTCGTCGGCGCGTGACGGCTCGTTCGGCATCCAGTTCGGCGCCGACGGCGACCCGATGCCGTGGGGTAACGCGGTGATCGGTGTGCGCAACCCGACCGCGCCGCCGCTGGTCATCAGTCGGCGCGCCGACGGCTCGGTCAGAAGCGACTTTTATCTTGGCGCGGCCTTCGAAGGACCACCGGGCCACGTCCACGGCGGGGTCGCGGCGAAGATCCTCGATCACGTCCTCGGCGACGCGGTCAGCACCCCTGGGATACACCGCCTCACCGGCACACTCACCGTTCGCTACCTGCGCCTGACGCCGCTGGGCCGGCTCAGCGCCGAGGCGCGGATCTCCTATACCGAGGGAGTGAAGACCTACGCCGTCGGACACATCGCCGACGACGACGGCCCGACCGTGGAGGCGCAGGCGGTGTTCATCGAGCCGCGGTGGGCCCGGGAGTGA
- a CDS encoding (2Fe-2S)-binding protein, which translates to MFVCLCTGTTSHVVNEVVAKGARTSKQIAEACGAGGDCGRCRRTIRAIIEAHYADSAPKRVTG; encoded by the coding sequence GTGTTCGTCTGCCTGTGCACCGGAACCACCAGTCACGTGGTCAACGAGGTCGTGGCCAAGGGCGCACGGACCTCCAAGCAGATCGCCGAGGCCTGCGGCGCAGGGGGCGACTGCGGCAGATGCCGGCGGACCATCAGGGCGATCATCGAGGCGCACTACGCCGACTCGGCGCCCAAACGCGTCACCGGTTAG
- a CDS encoding FAD-dependent oxidoreductase yields the protein MDRIPVVIVGAGPTGLTAALELSRLGVSVRLVDRAPRPSTESRALAVQARTLELLRVRGVGDSMLALGNKTGAATLYADGRTLGPIELHRMPSRFNFILMLAQSESERLLTEQLARQGVKVERGVEVTAVAESVDRAGVDVTLHSDGGTEEVVSASYVIAADGPHSTLRRALGVDFPGRTLPQRYVLADLHVDGELADDQVSIFLARRGFVATFPMGQGRFRLMATDPAGIVSGAGEPTVEQMQRLFARTVHIPVRLHTLNWSSRFRINSRHVRSLRSGRVFFGGDAAHVHSPAGGQGMNLGIQDMVNLAWKLAMVLDGRARPELLDTYDSERLPVIRRLIWFTEIGTRVFNSTNRFVHAARIRLAPRMLGRDRVQNAAASMFGQLSAGYRDRALAQGAGGIGPLRPGDRVADAGGLYDALDLGGLTLFAGEGAEPIVEVARGWDGVVSVRPWAGEPLREPGCWMLVRPDGYLAAAGGPGDAASLERWLERWFLRR from the coding sequence ATGGACCGCATCCCCGTCGTGATCGTCGGTGCCGGACCGACCGGCCTCACCGCCGCACTGGAACTCTCCCGCCTCGGGGTGTCGGTGCGCCTCGTCGACCGGGCGCCCCGGCCGTCCACGGAGTCGCGCGCTCTGGCCGTGCAGGCGCGGACCCTGGAACTACTGCGCGTGCGCGGCGTCGGAGATTCGATGCTGGCGCTGGGTAACAAGACGGGTGCCGCGACGCTGTATGCCGATGGCCGCACGCTTGGGCCCATCGAATTACACCGCATGCCAAGCCGATTCAACTTCATCCTGATGCTGGCGCAGTCCGAGTCCGAGCGGCTGCTCACCGAGCAGTTGGCGCGCCAGGGCGTCAAGGTGGAGCGCGGCGTGGAGGTGACGGCGGTGGCCGAGTCGGTGGACCGCGCCGGCGTGGACGTCACGCTGCACAGCGACGGTGGCACCGAAGAGGTCGTTTCCGCGTCGTACGTCATCGCCGCCGACGGACCGCACAGCACGCTTCGCAGAGCGCTCGGCGTGGATTTCCCCGGGCGGACGCTGCCGCAGAGGTACGTGCTCGCCGACCTGCACGTCGACGGTGAGCTCGCCGACGACCAGGTGTCGATCTTCCTGGCCCGCCGCGGATTCGTCGCCACCTTCCCGATGGGGCAGGGCAGGTTCCGGCTGATGGCCACCGATCCGGCCGGGATCGTCAGCGGCGCCGGGGAACCCACGGTCGAACAGATGCAGCGGCTCTTCGCGCGAACCGTGCACATCCCGGTTCGGCTGCACACGCTGAACTGGAGTTCGCGCTTCCGCATCAACAGCAGGCATGTGCGGTCACTGCGGTCGGGCAGGGTGTTCTTCGGCGGTGATGCCGCGCATGTGCACAGCCCGGCCGGCGGGCAGGGCATGAACCTGGGCATCCAGGACATGGTCAACCTGGCGTGGAAGCTGGCCATGGTGCTCGACGGCCGGGCCCGCCCCGAGTTGCTCGACACGTATGACTCCGAGCGCCTCCCTGTGATCCGGAGACTGATCTGGTTCACCGAGATCGGCACGCGAGTCTTCAACTCCACCAACCGGTTCGTACACGCCGCACGGATTCGGCTGGCGCCGAGGATGCTCGGGCGTGATCGAGTGCAGAACGCCGCCGCGTCGATGTTCGGTCAGTTGTCGGCCGGTTATCGCGACCGCGCTCTCGCTCAGGGTGCCGGTGGTATCGGGCCGCTGCGGCCCGGCGACCGGGTGGCCGATGCCGGTGGGCTCTACGACGCGCTCGACCTCGGTGGCCTCACGCTCTTCGCGGGCGAGGGTGCCGAGCCGATCGTGGAGGTGGCCCGCGGTTGGGACGGCGTGGTGTCGGTGCGGCCGTGGGCCGGTGAGCCGCTGCGGGAACCCGGGTGCTGGATGCTGGTCCGGCCCGACGGTTACCTCGCCGCCGCCGGCGGGCCGGGCGACGCGGCGTCCCTCGAGCGGTGGCTGGAGCGGTGGTTCCTTCGGCGGTAG
- a CDS encoding TetR/AcrR family transcriptional regulator: MPVRVRSADPRAERVRTRLLAAAFAMAHERPVDEITVGDLVSRAEVSRQVFYRHFRDRDDAVGVAFSHEFQAVAAGAGVPGGDARASILQLFAFAADHRAMYRNIVPSTVTQHVVTAFRDALLPACEQIAAQGMAVLAAIAPLPAEAVTRFLVGGFMEVLRSWMEDPDATDLNARVSAALDTVDALLGISAARERTPDG, translated from the coding sequence ATGCCAGTACGAGTCCGAAGCGCAGACCCCCGGGCGGAACGAGTCCGCACCAGGCTCCTCGCGGCGGCGTTCGCGATGGCTCACGAACGTCCGGTCGACGAGATCACGGTCGGTGACCTGGTCTCCAGGGCCGAGGTGAGCCGTCAGGTCTTCTACCGGCATTTCCGCGACCGCGACGACGCCGTCGGTGTCGCGTTCAGCCACGAGTTCCAGGCCGTCGCGGCCGGCGCGGGTGTCCCCGGCGGCGACGCCCGCGCCAGCATCCTGCAGCTGTTCGCGTTCGCCGCCGATCACCGCGCGATGTACCGCAACATCGTGCCGAGCACCGTCACCCAGCACGTCGTCACCGCCTTCCGGGACGCGCTGCTGCCGGCCTGCGAACAGATCGCCGCACAGGGCATGGCCGTTCTGGCCGCCATCGCTCCCCTGCCCGCCGAGGCGGTCACCCGATTCCTGGTCGGCGGCTTCATGGAGGTGCTCCGGTCCTGGATGGAGGACCCCGACGCCACCGACCTCAATGCCCGCGTCAGCGCCGCGCTCGACACCGTCGACGCCCTGCTGGGCATCTCCGCAGCTCGAGAAAGGACCCCCGATGGGTAA